The following are encoded together in the Drosophila sechellia strain sech25 chromosome 3R, ASM438219v1, whole genome shotgun sequence genome:
- the LOC6607520 gene encoding estradiol 17-beta-dehydrogenase 11, with protein sequence MSEVVRSTLVKLQAIIALIGLAAITPLLILVALLGQLIAKICCCSAPKSIAGEVAVVTGAGHGLGRAISLELARKGCHIAVVDINVSGAEDTVKQIQDIYKVRAKAYKANVTNYDELVELNSKVVEDLGPVTVLVNNAGVMMHRNMFNPDPVDVQLMINVNLSSHFWTKLVFLPKMKELRKGFIVTISSLAGVFPLPYSATYSTTKSGALTHMRALRMELALENQKDIHVTTVLPSFLRTNSDVTQLTHTIGFGDLYPLLTGEEVAQRIVTGMVRGEAEISLPRMAAILYRLILIFPAEWQDRIILLFSRNKFKKLREEHS encoded by the exons ATGTCGGAAGTAGTACGAAGCACTCTGGTCAAACTGCAGGCCATAATCGCACTGATCGGTTTGGCGGCCATAACGCCACTACTCATTTTGGTAGCACTACTCGGCCAACTCATCGCTAAAATCTGCTGCTGTTCGGCACCGAAAAGTATCGCGGGAGAAGTGGCCGTG GTCACTGGAGCTGGTCATGGACTAGGTCGTGCCATATCCTTGGAACTGGCCAGAAAAGGCTGTCACATCGCCGTGGTGGACATCAATGTCTCCGGAGCGGAAGACACCGTCAAGCAAATCCAAGATATCTATAAAGTTCGTGCAAAGGCGTACAAG GCCAATGTAACCAATTACGACGAACTAGTCGAGCTGAACTCCAAAGTGGTCGAGGATCTGGGTCCAGTAACCGTCCTGGTTAATAATGCAGGTGTCATGATGCATCGCAATATGTTCAATCCGGACCCAGTCGATGTGCAGCTAATGATCAATGTTAATCTTTCGTCGCATTTCTGG ACCAAGCTGGTTTTCCTACCCAAAATGAAGGAATTGCGCAAAGGTTTCATTGTTACAATCAGTTCATTGGCAG GAGTTTTCCCCTTGCCCTACAGTGCGACTTACAGCACCACCAAGTCGGGCGCCTTGACGCACATGAGGGCCCTGCGCATGGAGTTGGCTCTGGAGAACCAGAAGGACATCCATGTGACCACCGTGCTGCCCAGCTTTCTGCGCACCAACAGCGACGTTACGCAGCTAACGCATACCATAGGATTTGGCGACCTATATCCACTGCTCACCGGTGAGGAGGTGGCCCAGCGAATAGTGACCGGAATGGTGAGGGGTGAGGCCGAGATCAGCTTGCCGAGAATGGCAGCCATACTCTACCGACTGATTCTCATTTTTCCCGCCGAATGGCAAGATCGAATTATTCTCTTGTTCAGCAGGAATAAATTTAAGAAGCTTCGGGAAGAGCATTCCTGA
- the LOC6607517 gene encoding uncharacterized protein LOC6607517 isoform X1, producing MLQLCTIYACANGTLGLNLSRAPWDPYPWVSGVQAKSSAERGGVRLGDTLLELNGADVLGLRISELANRLQDHWQSGAEVVTLMMWRQQASIDPNEEAEASHAVQHGINQQSLQKFATCLQHISQLLECPVCLEVIKPPGWQCCNGHVLCNNCRSRSVKCPVCRVPLGPRGRCLLSDKLFTLLAESFPCDGGKANKVAAAQGHGKLSSVNKCTNEYHNQPKMALAKTSSGKSKCGKQISRQLEAVLVDQSPREIRRKSQHGQEQEQGAEEAVLPRCTLIKVQHQEAAVEHFSEEGHNNMLVKPKLKLSKKSWRITGPDQDGLRCDEVATINNGVQVQQQQLQQQERQQLGQEQLEHEKSASGESEYQNYHCPTGKSCSSHSYQLGQPVANKLSTVAMQAVAAVVDSGGASLSAGSHKQAPAAGVNQVLPLEAGSIGRREWQLLRHLSGDHRLAVLQIYGTFGERLHVRPQLPLEGVACLRLSEESSTFDHVSVHTFFLAVIAIGGGDEHAVFLWHLDHLPHGPTFETVIETPGHRFLGPAHSLRRSWPEIRASGQFLTLSNLTAKCEVTVRSR from the exons ATGCTTCAGTTGTGCACCATCTACGCCTGCGCGAACGGCACTTTGGGACTGAATTTGAGCCGTGCCCCCTGGGATCCGTATCCTTGGGTCAGCGGGGTGCAGGCCAAGTCGAGTGCGGAAAGGGGAGGAGTTCGCTTGGGCGACACCCTGCTGGAGCTGAATGGAGCCGATGTCCTGGGGCTGCGTATCAGTGAGCTGGCCAATCGGCTGCAGGATCACTGGCAGAGCGGCGCCGAGGTCGTGACCCTGATGATGTGGCGCCAGCAGGCCAGCATCGACCCCAATGAGGAGGCCGAGGCATCACATGCTGTG CAGCACGGCATTAATCAACAATCGCTGCAAAAGTTTGCAACATGCCTGCAACATATTTCCCAATTACTGGAGTGTCCTGTGTGCCTTGAG GTCATCAAACCACCTGGCTGGCAGTGCTGCAATGGACACGTGCTCTGCAATAATTGCCGCAGTCGCTCCGTAAAGTGTCCTGTGTGCCGAGTTCCTTTGGGGCCGAGGGGCCGGTGTCTGCTGTCGGACAAACTGTTCACCCTGCTGGCGGAGAGCTTCCCCTGCGATGGCG GGAAAGCCAACAAGGTGGCTGCCGCCCAGGGCCATGGGAAGCTGAGCAGCGTCAacaagtgcacaaatgaataTCATAATCAACCGAAAATGGCGCTGGCCAAGACGAGTTCCGGCAAGTCCAAGTGCGGCAAGCAAATCTCCAGGCAACTCGAGGCAGTTTTGGTGGACCAAAGTCCTCGGGAAATCAGAAGGAAGAGTCAGCAcgggcaggagcaggagcagggggCGGAGGAGGCTGTCCTGCCACGTTGCACGCTGATAAAAGTGCAGCATCAGGAGGCCGCTGTCGAGCACTTTTCGGAGGAAGGTCACAACAATATGCTCGTTAAACCAAAGTTAAAGTTGAGTAAGAAAAGTTGGCGGATTACTGGGCCAGATCAAGACGGATTGCGCTGCGATGAAGTTGCCACCATAAATAATGGCGTCCaggtgcaacagcagcagctgcagcagcaggagcggcAGCAGCTGGGGCAGGAGCAACTGGAGCATGAGAAGTCAGCCAGCGGCGAGAGCGAGTATCAAAATTATCATTGCCCAACTGGGAAATCATGCAGCAGCCACAGTTACCAACTTGGCCAGCCAGTGGCCAACAAATTGTCAACAGTCGCGATGCAGGCGGTTGCGGCGGTTGTGGACTCGGGAGGTGCATCCTTATCAGCGGGGAGCCATAAACAGGCGCCGGCAGCCGGAGTAAATCAGGTGCTGCCACTGGAGGCGGGGTCAATAGGTCGGCGGGAGTGGCAGTTGCTGCGACATTTGAGCGGCGACCACcggctggcagtgttgcaAATCTACGGCACGTTCGGCGAGCGCTTGCACGTCCGCCCCCAGCTGCCCCTGGAGGGCGTGGCCTGCCTGCGGCTGAGCGAGGAGTCCTCCACTTTTGACCACGTCAGTGTGCACACATTTTTCTTAGCTGTCATTGCGATTGGCGGCGGCGATGAGCACGCCGTCTTCCTGTGGCACCTGGACCACCTGCCACATGGACCCACTTTCGAGACTGTCATCGAGACACCAGGCCACCGATTTCTGGGACCGGCTCACTCGCTCCGGCGCAGCTGGCCGGAGATTAGGGCATCCGGCCAGTTCCTCACCCTCAGCAATCTGACTGCCAAGTGCGAGGTGACCGTCAGAAGCAGGTAG
- the LOC6607514 gene encoding odorant receptor 94b → MESTNRLSAIQTLLVIQRWIGHLKWENEGEDGVLNWLKRIYPFVLHLPLTFTYIALMWYEAITSSDFEEAGQVLYMSITELALVTKLLNIWYRRHEATNLIHELQHDPAFNLRNSEEIKFWQQNQRDFKRIFYWYIGGSLFVAAMGYISVFFQEDYELPFGYYVPFEWRTRERYFYAWGYNVVAMTLCCLSNILLDTLGCYFMFHIASLFRLLGMRLEALKNAAEEKARPELRRIFQLHSKVRRLTRECEVLVSPYVLSQVVFSAFIICFSAYRLVHMDFKQRPGLFVTTVQFVAVMIVQIFLPCYYGNELTFHANALTNSVFGTNWLEYSVGTRKLLNCYMEFLKRPVKVRAGVFFEIGLPIFVKTINNAYSFFALLLKISK, encoded by the exons ATGGAGTCTACAAATCGCCTAAGTGCCATCCAAACACTTTTAGTAATCCAACGTTGGATAGGACATCTTAAATGGGAAAACGAGGGGGAAGATGGAGTATTAAACTGGCTAAAACGAATATATCCTTTTGTGCTGCACCTGCCACTGACCTTCACGTATATTGCCCTCATGTGGTATGAAGCTATTACCTCGTCGGATTTTGAGGAAGCTGGTCAAGTTCTGTACATGTCCATCACCGAACTGGCATTGGTCACTAAACTGCTGAATATTTGGTATCGTCGCCATGAAGCTACTAATCTAATCCACGAATTGCAACACGATCCCGCATTTAATCTGCGCAATTCGGAGGAAATCAAATTCTGGCAGCAAAATCAAAGGGACTTTAAGAGAATATTTTACTGGTACATCGGAGGCAGCCTTTTCGTGGCTGCAATGGGTTATATAAGCGTGTTTTTCCAGGAGGATTACGAGCTGCCCTTCGGCTACTACGTGCCATTCGAGTGGCGCACCAGGGAGCGATACTTCTACGCCTGGGGCTATAATGTGGTGGCCATGACCCTGTGCTGTCTATCGAACATCCTGCTGGACACACTAGGCTGCTATTTCATGTTCCACATCGCCTCGCTTTTCAGGCTGCTGGGAATGCGACTGGAGGCCTTGAAAAATGCAGCCGAGGAGAAAGCCAGACCGGAGTTGCGCCGCATTTTCCAACTGCACTCAAAAGTCCGCCGATTGACGAGGGAATGCGAAGTGTTAGTTTCGCCCTATGTTCTATCCCAAGTGGTCTTCAGTGCCTTCATCATCTGCTTCAGTGCCTATCGACTGGTGCACATGGACTTCAAGCAGCGACCTGGACTCTTCGTGACCACCGTGCAATTCGTGGCCGTCATGATCGTCCAGATTTTCCTGCCCTGCTACTACGGCAATGAGTTGACCTTTCACGCCAATGCTCTCACAAATAGTGTCTTCGGTACCAATTGGCTGGAGTACTCCGTGGGCACTCGCAAGCTGCTCAACTGCTACATGGAGTTCCTCAAGCGACCGGTTAAAGTGCGAGCTGGGGTGTTCTTTGAAATAGGACTGCCCATCTTCGTGAAG ACCATCAACAATGCCTACAGTTTCTTCGCCCTGCTGCTAAAGATATCCAAGTAG
- the LOC6607517 gene encoding uncharacterized protein LOC6607517 isoform X2 — MLQLCTIYACANGTLGLNLSRAPWDPYPWVSGVQAKSSAERGGVRLGDTLLELNGADVLGLRISELANRLQDHWQSGAEVVTLMMWRQQASIDPNEEAEASHAVHGINQQSLQKFATCLQHISQLLECPVCLEVIKPPGWQCCNGHVLCNNCRSRSVKCPVCRVPLGPRGRCLLSDKLFTLLAESFPCDGGKANKVAAAQGHGKLSSVNKCTNEYHNQPKMALAKTSSGKSKCGKQISRQLEAVLVDQSPREIRRKSQHGQEQEQGAEEAVLPRCTLIKVQHQEAAVEHFSEEGHNNMLVKPKLKLSKKSWRITGPDQDGLRCDEVATINNGVQVQQQQLQQQERQQLGQEQLEHEKSASGESEYQNYHCPTGKSCSSHSYQLGQPVANKLSTVAMQAVAAVVDSGGASLSAGSHKQAPAAGVNQVLPLEAGSIGRREWQLLRHLSGDHRLAVLQIYGTFGERLHVRPQLPLEGVACLRLSEESSTFDHVSVHTFFLAVIAIGGGDEHAVFLWHLDHLPHGPTFETVIETPGHRFLGPAHSLRRSWPEIRASGQFLTLSNLTAKCEVTVRSR; from the exons ATGCTTCAGTTGTGCACCATCTACGCCTGCGCGAACGGCACTTTGGGACTGAATTTGAGCCGTGCCCCCTGGGATCCGTATCCTTGGGTCAGCGGGGTGCAGGCCAAGTCGAGTGCGGAAAGGGGAGGAGTTCGCTTGGGCGACACCCTGCTGGAGCTGAATGGAGCCGATGTCCTGGGGCTGCGTATCAGTGAGCTGGCCAATCGGCTGCAGGATCACTGGCAGAGCGGCGCCGAGGTCGTGACCCTGATGATGTGGCGCCAGCAGGCCAGCATCGACCCCAATGAGGAGGCCGAGGCATCACATGCTGTG CACGGCATTAATCAACAATCGCTGCAAAAGTTTGCAACATGCCTGCAACATATTTCCCAATTACTGGAGTGTCCTGTGTGCCTTGAG GTCATCAAACCACCTGGCTGGCAGTGCTGCAATGGACACGTGCTCTGCAATAATTGCCGCAGTCGCTCCGTAAAGTGTCCTGTGTGCCGAGTTCCTTTGGGGCCGAGGGGCCGGTGTCTGCTGTCGGACAAACTGTTCACCCTGCTGGCGGAGAGCTTCCCCTGCGATGGCG GGAAAGCCAACAAGGTGGCTGCCGCCCAGGGCCATGGGAAGCTGAGCAGCGTCAacaagtgcacaaatgaataTCATAATCAACCGAAAATGGCGCTGGCCAAGACGAGTTCCGGCAAGTCCAAGTGCGGCAAGCAAATCTCCAGGCAACTCGAGGCAGTTTTGGTGGACCAAAGTCCTCGGGAAATCAGAAGGAAGAGTCAGCAcgggcaggagcaggagcagggggCGGAGGAGGCTGTCCTGCCACGTTGCACGCTGATAAAAGTGCAGCATCAGGAGGCCGCTGTCGAGCACTTTTCGGAGGAAGGTCACAACAATATGCTCGTTAAACCAAAGTTAAAGTTGAGTAAGAAAAGTTGGCGGATTACTGGGCCAGATCAAGACGGATTGCGCTGCGATGAAGTTGCCACCATAAATAATGGCGTCCaggtgcaacagcagcagctgcagcagcaggagcggcAGCAGCTGGGGCAGGAGCAACTGGAGCATGAGAAGTCAGCCAGCGGCGAGAGCGAGTATCAAAATTATCATTGCCCAACTGGGAAATCATGCAGCAGCCACAGTTACCAACTTGGCCAGCCAGTGGCCAACAAATTGTCAACAGTCGCGATGCAGGCGGTTGCGGCGGTTGTGGACTCGGGAGGTGCATCCTTATCAGCGGGGAGCCATAAACAGGCGCCGGCAGCCGGAGTAAATCAGGTGCTGCCACTGGAGGCGGGGTCAATAGGTCGGCGGGAGTGGCAGTTGCTGCGACATTTGAGCGGCGACCACcggctggcagtgttgcaAATCTACGGCACGTTCGGCGAGCGCTTGCACGTCCGCCCCCAGCTGCCCCTGGAGGGCGTGGCCTGCCTGCGGCTGAGCGAGGAGTCCTCCACTTTTGACCACGTCAGTGTGCACACATTTTTCTTAGCTGTCATTGCGATTGGCGGCGGCGATGAGCACGCCGTCTTCCTGTGGCACCTGGACCACCTGCCACATGGACCCACTTTCGAGACTGTCATCGAGACACCAGGCCACCGATTTCTGGGACCGGCTCACTCGCTCCGGCGCAGCTGGCCGGAGATTAGGGCATCCGGCCAGTTCCTCACCCTCAGCAATCTGACTGCCAAGTGCGAGGTGACCGTCAGAAGCAGGTAG
- the LOC6607518 gene encoding uncharacterized protein LOC6607518, with product MRKSAGGFQAPTSEDGQHGDGNGSSVRLLRIPRAAPAMENYGFQLTRSKWDPYPWVCEVAAGTPAALCGLKPGDCVLEVNGNDVLGLRVSEIAKMVKSQKDCVTVLCWNSECDKDCDTNSICCAPMPTSLRRLSLVLESILRLVECPVCGVTISPPAMQCQNGHLLCVDCRIRSERCPVCRDFYTPRRALLAEQIFLTIANAFEMCRSENKLRQKLFAGITRPVVGRQDKITGQDTWRKRRPVLPTNKFLTKLLEGCAYSTDNLSPSNAATLLRTSTTSDSSEIQARTSPVTATPPERTTMHATLDANAAHPSLSTNDLQQEGVKPNAEGVDEESGTDSSHNSATSLHGPPLPSSVGPGINESSGLQPVRIPPVTPSQDLPQQVVQTKPASLLYRCPCELQDPQDSAKDLHQNCCYKSAFRLL from the exons ATGAGGAAATCAGCGGGAGGATTTCAGGCCCCAACCAGTGAAGATGGACAGCATGGCGATGGCAATGGCTCCTCTGTGCGTCTACTGAGGATTCCCAGAGCCGCACCTGCGATGGAGAACTACGGATTCCAGCTGACCCGCAGCAAATGGGATCCCTATCCCTGG GTTTGCGAAGTGGCAGCCGGCACACCTGCCGCTCTCTGCGGCCTAAAACCCGGCGATTGCGTTCTGGAG GTAAATGGCAACGATGTTTTGGGACTGAGAGTGTCTGAAATCGCCAAAATGGTCAAGAGTCAAAAGGACTGCGTCACAGTTCTCTGTTGGAACAGTGAGTGTGATAAGGACTGTGATACTAAT AGCATCTGCTGCGCCCCCATGCCCACCAGTTTGCGCCGCCTGTCCCTCGTCCTGGAGAGCATCCTGCGCCTCGTCGAATGTCCTGTCTGCGGGGTGACCATCTCACCGCCGGCGATGCAGTGCCAAAACGGACACCTGCTCTGCGTGGACTGTCGCATCCGCTCGGAGCGATGTCCTGTCTGCCGGGACTTCTACACTCCCCGCCGGGCGCTATTGGCGGAGCAGATTTTCCTGACCATTGCCAACGCCTTCGAGATGTGCCGCTCGGAGAACAAGCTGCGGCAGAAGCTCTTTGCCGGGATAACACGGCCAGTTGTGGGCCGACAGGACAAGATAACCGGACAGGACACCTGGCGAAAGCGCAGGCCAGTGCTGCCAACGAACAAGTTCCTAACCAAGTTGCTCGAGGGCTGCGCCTACTCGACGGATAACCTTAGTCCCTCGAATGCCGCTACCCTGCTGAGGACTAGTACGACTAGCGACTCCAGTGAAATCCAGGCCAGGACATCGCCAGTgacagccacgccccccgaAAGGACAACAATGCATGCCACGCTTGACGCGAATGCGGCGCATCCTTCACTCTCGACGAATGATTTACAGCAGGAAGGAGTTAAGCCAAATGCCGAGGGCGTTGACGAGGAATCCGGAACGGACAGCAGCCACAACTCCGCTACATCCTTGCATGGCCCTCCGCTACCATCCTCCGTTGGCCCGGGCATCAATGAATCTTCCGGATTGCAACCCGTTCGCATACCTCCTGTCACTCCGAGCCAAGATTTGCCCCAGCAGGTTGTCCAAACTAAGCCGGCCTCGCTGCTGTACCGCTGTCCCTGCGAGCTGCAGGATCCACAGGATTCTGCAAAGGACCTACACCAGAACTGCTGCTACAAATCCGCATTCCGTCTGCTTTGA
- the LOC6607519 gene encoding uncharacterized protein LOC6607519 translates to MSSSLKTSQSGGMYVKTSSISGKESASCYGGFMSPPLSANITANTGEREMFRVPGAKVETNESYACGELQFPDFSHLCFAAETPNSVFSDCHNYAGQDQQQDSDQDDIVCAAAENTGMPYQQGQYTQLNREDIFRFEPEDIARLTGEFEVPGMLQHPQTPYTPYTPYTPYTPCSAQSSQYAVQPANDSINLDIDYFNYDEINCQSKNQSPCSSPHLDAWLNFNLGEISAAASSSAASPKLGNVFEEQVKEEASPAKLPSMNSTFGTPKCIPMCASNYEDYANLYQQGSGYSTENYHNNMAQVVEKPNREHKAIWTIDELDELMLGEQQQFLQHHMQQQQLQQQQEQLQQPHGQEQRTQSCKDDLVNYLSDEFIKAEEFRNLDSDDDENYNEEEDDLDNDVFAPPAESDPKPDSTCCDPEAEPENEAIPLICRWTGCDEEFPHQQAFVEHIEKCHVDVRKGEDFSCFWLDCPRRYKPFNARYKLLIHMRVHSGEKPNKCPFPGCNKAFSRLENLKIHQRSHTGERPYGCQYKGCLKAFSNSSDRAKHQRTHYDTKPYACQLPGCTKRYTDPSSLRKHVKNHALRNANGQLRRKSAGGASVPPSGPKKAAKTRRHSESALVQRGVGAGGGVAVPSAPGDQRQHRSNSCSEALLLQQHQQQQQHQPENDRTTDRSNCGTGVAANNNSMNFNELSNCIVIIEHNQSGGPAGPATLPTATATTATTTATVTYGSGNMAPAPETEVLSVCSGGGSSNSNSNNNRYNANINQLSELEQLLTTAKPTGTPATSANGISLANNNGRANGDSKCHLSEFVSFEYVTKYLTDVYEPPCKSPQPPANFHLQPEFDNSFDMLDFPQFI, encoded by the exons ATGTCATCCTCGCTGAAGACCAGCCAAAGTGGCGGCATGTACGTCAAGACGTCGTCGATTTCTGGCAAGGAGTCGGCCAGTTGCTACGGCGGCTTCATGTCGCCCCCGCTGAGTGCCAATATAACAGCCAATACTGGGGAGCGGGAAATGTTCCGAGTGCCGGGAGCCAAGGTGGAAACGAATGAAAGTTACGCCTGCGGTGAGCTGCAGTTTCCGGACTTCTCACACCTCTGCTTCGCCGCCGAGACACCGAACTCCGTGTTCAGCGACTGCCACAACTATGCTGGCCAGGATCAGCAGCAGGATTCGGATCAGGATGACATTGTCTGCGCTGCGGCGGAAAACACGGGAATGCCCTATCAGCAGGGACAGTATACGCAGCTGAATCGCGAGGACATCTTCCGCTTCGAGCCGGAGGACATAGCGCGTCTGACTGGCGAGTTCGAAGTGCCCGGCATGCTGCAACATCCACAGACGCCATATACCCCATATACCCCTTACACACCATACACACCGTGCAGTGCACAGAGCAGTCAGTATGCCGTGCAGCCGGCGAATGACTCCATTAATCTGGATATCGATTATTTTAATTACGACGAGATTAATTGCCAATCGAAAAACCAATCACCGTGCTCATCACCGCACCTCGACGCCTGGCTGAACTTCAATCTCGGCGAGATTTCAGCGGCCGCATCATCGAGTGCCGCATCCCCGAAGTTGGGGAACGTGTTCGAGGAGCAGGTCAAAGAGGAGGCCTCGCCGGCGAAACTACCATCGATGAACTCCACCTTCGGCACCCCCAAATGCATTCCCATGTGCGCCAGCAACTACGAGGATTACGCGAATCTCTACCAGCAGGGATCGGGGTATTCCACGGAGAACTACCACAACAACATGGCACAGGTCGTCGAGAAGCCCAATCGCGAGCACAAGGCCATCTGGACCATCGATGAACTGGATGAACTGATGTTGggcgagcagcagcagttcctTCAGCATCatatgcagcagcaacagttgcaacagcagcaggagcaactgcagcagccacATGGGCAGGAACAGCGAACACAGAGCTGCAAGGACGATCTGGTCAACTATCTATCGGATGAGTTCATTAAGGCCGAGGAGTTCCGGAACCTGGACAGTGACGATGACGAGAACTAcaacgaggaggaggatgacCTGGACAACGACGTGTTTGCCCCGCCGGCGGAAAGTGATCCAAAGCCAGATTCAACCTGCTGCGATCCCGAGGCGGAGCCAGAGAACGAGGCCATCCCACTCATCTGCCGCTGGACGGGATGCGACGAGGAGTTCCCGCACCAACAGGCCTTCGTCGAGCACATCGAGAAGTGCCATGTGGACGTGCGCAAGGGTGAGGACTTCTCCTGCTTCTGGCTGGACTGCCCCAGGCGCTACAAGCCCTTCAATGCCCGCTACAAGCTGCTCATCCACATGCGAGTCCACAGCGGCGAGAAGCCCAACAAATGTCCG TTTCCCGGCTGCAATAAAGCATTCTCGCGTttggaaaatttgaaaattcatCAACGCTCGCACACGGGCGAGCGGCCTTATGGCTGCCAGTATAAAGGTTGCCTCAAAGCGTTCAGCAATAGCTCGGATCGGGCGAAACATCAAAGGACCCACTACGATACG AAACCGTATGCCTGCCAGCTGCCAGGATGCACCAAGCGCTACACGGATCCCTCCAGCCTCCGCAAACATGTCAAGAACCACGCGCTGCGCAACGCCAACGGACAGCTGCGCCGCAAATCTGCCGGCGGCGCCTCCGTACCGCCCTCCGGTCCAAAGAAGGCGGCCAAAACTCGCCGTCACTCCGAGTCGGCACTGGTGCAAAGGGGCGTGGGTGcgggcgggggcgtggccgtgcCAAGTGCTCCGGGGGATCAGCGACAACACCGCAGCAATAGTTGTAGCGAGGcattgctgctgcagcagcatcaacagcagcagcagcatcagcccGAAAACGACAGGACGACAGACCGCAGCAATTGCGGCACCGGTGTTGCAGCTAATAACAATTCAATGAACTTTAATGAGTTGTCAAATTGCATTGTCATCATCGAGCACAATCAGAGCGGAGGTCCTGCAGGACCTGCAACACTGCCAACCGCAACGgctacaacagcaacaacaacggcaacagtAACATATGGCAGTGGCAACATGGCGCCCgcaccggaaacggaagtgctGAGCGTttgcagcggtggcggcagcagtaacagtaacagcaacaataaccgTTACAATGCGAATATTAATCAATTAAGCGAACTCGAGCAATTGCTGACGACGGCGAAGCCCACAGGTACGCCAGCCACATCTGCTAATGGAATTAGCCTGGCCAACAATAATGGCCGCGCCAATGGCGACAGCAAATGCCACTTGAGCGAGTTTGTGTCGTTCGAGTACGTGACAAAGTATCTGACGGATGTCTACGAGCCGCCATGCAAAAGCCCACAGCCCCCGGCTAATTTCCATTTGCAGCCCGAGTTTGACAACAGCTTCGACATGCTGGACTTCCCGCAGTTCATTTAA